The following proteins come from a genomic window of Pseudomonas syringae:
- a CDS encoding ABC transporter permease: protein MSRAEQGPAGVYHKTVVYLLFLILLLPLAGTFLYSIATSWSATILPSGLTFKWYIALWSDPRFLAAFGQSLLVCFGALILSVVLILPLLFVVHYYFPRLDGLMNILILLPFAVPPVVSSVGLLQLYGSGPMAMVGTPWILIGCYFTVALPFMYRAITNNLQAINLTDLMDAAQLLGASTWQAAFLVVLPNLRKGLMIALLLSFSFLFGEFVFANLLVGTRYETLQVYLNNMRNSSGHFNSALVISYFLFVLVLTWAANRLNKDKD, encoded by the coding sequence ATGTCTCGCGCTGAACAAGGGCCTGCCGGGGTCTACCACAAGACGGTGGTCTACCTGCTGTTCCTGATCCTTCTGCTGCCGCTGGCCGGCACCTTTCTGTACTCGATTGCGACCAGTTGGTCGGCGACCATTCTGCCCAGCGGGCTGACCTTCAAATGGTACATCGCGCTGTGGAGCGATCCACGCTTTCTGGCGGCGTTCGGGCAATCACTGCTGGTCTGCTTCGGCGCACTGATTCTGTCGGTGGTGCTGATTCTGCCGCTGCTGTTCGTTGTGCATTACTACTTCCCGCGCCTCGACGGGCTGATGAACATCCTGATCCTGCTGCCCTTTGCCGTGCCACCCGTGGTGTCGTCGGTGGGGCTGTTGCAACTCTACGGCTCAGGGCCGATGGCCATGGTCGGTACGCCGTGGATTCTGATCGGCTGCTATTTCACCGTCGCCCTGCCCTTCATGTACCGCGCGATCACCAACAACCTGCAGGCGATCAACCTGACGGACCTGATGGACGCAGCGCAACTACTGGGCGCCAGCACCTGGCAGGCAGCCTTTCTGGTGGTGTTGCCGAATCTGCGCAAGGGCCTGATGATCGCCCTGCTGCTGTCGTTTTCCTTTCTGTTCGGCGAGTTCGTGTTCGCCAATCTGCTGGTCGGCACCCGCTATGAAACCCTGCAGGTGTACCTGAACAACATGCGCAACAGCAGCGGTCACTTCAACAGCGCGCTGGTGATTTCCTACTTCCTCTTCGTGCTGGTGCTGACCTGGGCCGCCAATCGACTGAACAAGGACAAAGACTGA
- a CDS encoding ABC transporter ATP-binding protein, producing the protein MSFVSIENLQKSYASTVVFSDINCSIKKGEFVTLLGPSGCGKSTLLRCIAGLTPVNSGRILLDGNDLVPLTPQKRHIGMVFQSYALFPNMTVEQNVAFGLRMQKIGDDESHTRVAEILQMVELQDFAKRYPHQLSGGQCQRVALARSLVTRPRLLLLDEPLSALDARIRKHLREQIRAIQRELGLTTIFVTHDQEEALTMSDRIFLMNQGRIVQSGDAETLYTAPVDVFAAGFIGNYNLLEADDATRLMQRPIASRIAIRPESIQLSLTGELEGEIRSHSLLGNVIRYRIQARGVELVVDVLNRSAEDLHPDGRRVTLNIEPSALCALD; encoded by the coding sequence ATGAGTTTTGTCAGCATTGAAAACCTGCAGAAAAGCTATGCCAGCACGGTCGTGTTCAGCGACATCAATTGCAGCATCAAAAAAGGCGAGTTCGTCACCCTGCTGGGGCCGTCCGGCTGCGGCAAGTCCACACTGTTGCGCTGCATCGCCGGGCTGACCCCGGTCAACAGCGGGCGCATCCTGCTTGATGGCAATGATCTGGTGCCGCTCACCCCGCAAAAGCGTCATATCGGCATGGTGTTTCAGAGCTACGCGTTGTTTCCCAACATGACCGTGGAACAGAACGTCGCCTTCGGCCTGCGCATGCAAAAGATCGGCGACGATGAAAGCCACACGCGCGTCGCCGAGATCCTGCAGATGGTCGAGCTGCAGGATTTCGCCAAACGCTATCCGCATCAGTTGTCCGGTGGCCAGTGCCAGCGCGTGGCCCTCGCCCGCTCGCTGGTCACCCGCCCGCGCCTGCTGTTGCTTGATGAGCCGCTGTCGGCACTGGATGCACGGATTCGCAAACACCTGCGCGAACAGATCCGCGCCATTCAGCGGGAGCTGGGCCTGACCACTATCTTCGTCACCCACGACCAGGAAGAAGCACTGACCATGTCAGACCGCATCTTCCTGATGAACCAGGGCCGGATTGTTCAAAGCGGCGACGCAGAAACCCTCTACACCGCGCCAGTGGACGTATTCGCTGCTGGCTTCATCGGTAACTACAACCTGCTGGAAGCCGACGACGCCACACGCTTGATGCAACGCCCGATCGCCAGTCGCATCGCGATTCGCCCGGAATCGATCCAATTGAGCCTCACCGGCGAACTGGAAGGCGAAATACGCAGTCACAGTCTGCTCGGCAACGTGATTCGCTACCGGATACAGGCGCGTGGCGTGGAACTGGTGGTTGATGTACTGAACCGCAGCGCCGAAGACCTGCACCCGGACGGACGACGCGTAACGCTGAACATAGAACCTTCGGCGCTGTGCGCGCTTGACTGA
- a CDS encoding HAD family hydrolase, with protein sequence MPLAIFDLDETLIGGDCATLWSEQMGRLGWVDPESFMQRNHELMEAYSAGKLAMEEFMAFSLEPMAGRTPEEIDHLVGPWVEDVIEPIIYSDACKCIAQHRAKGDRILVISASGVHLVKPIAERLGIDEVLGIELDVQHGVYSGATVGVLTYREGKITRLMEWLDAEGENLEGASFYSDSRNDLPLLLKVDHPHVVNPDAVLLEHAQQAGWPVHRWS encoded by the coding sequence ATGCCCCTGGCAATTTTCGACCTGGACGAAACCCTGATCGGCGGCGACTGTGCCACCTTGTGGAGCGAACAGATGGGTCGCCTGGGCTGGGTCGATCCCGAGTCGTTCATGCAGCGCAACCATGAACTGATGGAAGCCTACAGTGCGGGCAAACTGGCGATGGAAGAGTTCATGGCCTTCAGCCTGGAACCCATGGCTGGCCGCACACCGGAAGAAATCGATCATCTGGTCGGCCCGTGGGTCGAGGACGTGATCGAGCCGATTATCTACAGCGACGCCTGCAAATGCATTGCACAGCATCGTGCCAAAGGTGACCGGATTCTGGTGATCTCGGCCTCAGGCGTGCACTTGGTCAAGCCGATTGCCGAACGCCTCGGGATCGACGAAGTGCTGGGTATCGAGCTGGACGTGCAGCATGGCGTGTACAGCGGTGCCACGGTGGGCGTGCTGACTTACCGGGAAGGCAAGATCACGCGCCTGATGGAATGGCTGGATGCCGAAGGGGAAAACCTGGAGGGCGCGAGTTTCTATTCGGATTCGCGCAATGACCTGCCGCTGCTGCTCAAGGTTGACCACCCTCATGTGGTCAACCCTGATGCAGTGCTACTGGAGCATGCGCAGCAAGCTGGCTGGCCGGTGCATCGCTGGAGTTGA
- a CDS encoding NAD(P)H-quinone oxidoreductase, producing MKALQGVEGHVEWVEEPSPALDVGQVRIKVAAAGLNRADLLQREGKYPPPPGVTATLGLECSGVIAEVGPGTSWLVGDRVCALLAGGAMAEEVVVDARHVLPVPEGLSLHEAAAIPEVYATAWLNLFQLAGLKPGEKVLLHAGASGVGSAGIQLCKAFGNPVWVSVGSTERLAYCVELGAQGGVVRSESLEGLNDFAPFNVILDPVGAGYAELNVKLLALDGRWVLIGVMSGRDAKLDMAHVLGKRIQLMGSTLRSRDETFKADLIRDLGQHVWPLFTEGRLKPQLAKSFAIKDAEAAFAELATNNVSGKIVLVIDESLV from the coding sequence GTGAAGGCATTGCAAGGCGTTGAAGGTCATGTGGAATGGGTCGAGGAGCCAAGTCCGGCCCTTGATGTGGGACAAGTACGTATCAAAGTTGCTGCGGCGGGTTTGAATCGCGCCGATCTGTTACAGCGCGAAGGCAAGTATCCGCCGCCGCCTGGCGTTACCGCGACACTGGGGCTGGAGTGCTCCGGAGTGATCGCTGAAGTGGGGCCGGGAACGTCCTGGCTGGTCGGCGACCGTGTCTGCGCGCTGCTGGCGGGCGGGGCGATGGCCGAAGAAGTGGTGGTCGATGCCCGGCATGTGTTGCCGGTGCCGGAAGGGCTGTCGCTGCACGAGGCTGCGGCCATTCCCGAGGTGTATGCCACGGCCTGGCTGAACCTGTTTCAGCTGGCGGGTCTGAAGCCCGGTGAAAAAGTCTTGTTGCACGCGGGCGCAAGTGGGGTTGGTTCAGCCGGTATTCAGCTTTGCAAGGCGTTTGGCAACCCGGTCTGGGTCAGTGTCGGCTCGACCGAACGTCTGGCCTATTGCGTCGAACTGGGGGCGCAGGGTGGTGTGGTGCGCAGTGAGAGTCTGGAGGGCCTGAACGATTTCGCACCGTTCAACGTCATTCTCGATCCGGTCGGCGCCGGTTATGCCGAGCTCAACGTCAAGCTGCTTGCACTTGACGGCCGCTGGGTGCTGATCGGTGTCATGAGCGGGCGCGATGCCAAGCTGGATATGGCGCATGTGCTGGGCAAGCGCATCCAGTTGATGGGCTCGACATTGCGCAGTCGCGATGAAACCTTCAAGGCTGATCTGATCCGCGATCTGGGCCAGCATGTCTGGCCGCTGTTCACCGAAGGCCGCCTCAAGCCGCAACTGGCGAAATCCTTCGCCATCAAGGACGCGGAGGCGGCGTTCGCAGAGCTGGCGACCAACAACGTGTCCGGCAAGATCGTGCTGGTCATCGACGAAAGCCTGGTCTGA